Proteins encoded in a region of the Osmerus mordax isolate fOsmMor3 chromosome 17, fOsmMor3.pri, whole genome shotgun sequence genome:
- the cry1a gene encoding cryptochrome circadian regulator 1a isoform X2, with protein sequence MVVNTIHWFRKGLRLHDNPSLKKSIQGADTVRCVYILDPWFAGSSNVGISRWRFLLQCLEDLDASLRKLNSRLFVIRGQPTDVFPRLFKEWKISRLSYEYDSEPFGKERDAAIKKLASEAEVEVTVCISHTLYDLDKIIELNGGQSPLTYKRFQTLISRMDAVEMPAEAITAEVMGKCTTPLSDDHDDKFGVPSLEELGFDTEGLSSAVWPGGETEALTRLERHLERKAWVANFERPRMNANSLLASPTGLSPYLRFGCLSCRLFYFKLTDLYRKVKKNSTPPLSLYGQLLWREFFYTAATNNPRFDKMEGNPICVQIPWDRNPEALAKWAEGRTGFPWIDAIMTQLRQEGWIHHLARHAVACFLTRGDLWISWEEGMKVFEELLLDADWSVNSGSWMWLSCSSFFQQFFHCYCPVGFGRRTDPNGDYIRRYLPILRGFPAKYIYDPWNAPESVQKAAKCVIGVHYPKPMVNHAEASRLNIERMKQIYQQLSCYRGLGLLATVPSNGNGEASSGMMGFSSRDDTHEATVQSGYQMQVQSHGDWHSGAMVFSQGEAHSSVNTQHQGHGLHSTLTSGKRHSEDSGCGTGSKVQRQSAQ encoded by the exons GTTTCTACTGCAATGTTTGGAAGATCTGGATGCCAGCCTCCGAAAGCTCAACTCTCGTCTGTTTGTCATTCGAGGACAGCCCACTGATGTCTTCCCACGACTCTTCAAG GAGTGGAAGATTTCTCGTCTGTCGTATGAGTACGACTCTGAGCCttttgggaaggagagagatgcggCCATCAAAAAGCTGGCCAGCGAGGCtgaggtggaggtgacagtctgcatctcccacacactctaCGACCTGGACAA gatcATAGAGTTGAATGGAGGCCAGTCCCCCCTCACATACAAGCGTTTCCAGACCCTGATCAGCAGGATGGATGCTGTGGAGATGCCAGCAGAGGCCATCACTGCTGAGGTGATGGGGAAGTGCACGACGCCGCTCTCTGACGACCACGACGACAAGTTTGGAGTCCCGTCCTTGGAGGAGCTAG GCTTCGACACGGAGggtctgtcctctgctgtgtggcctggaggagagactgaggcccttaccagactggagaggcacctggagaggaag GCATGGGTGGCCAACTTTGAGCGGCCAAGAATGAACGCCAACTCCTTACTGGCGAGTCCGACAGGCCTCAGCCCCTACCTGCGCTTTGGCTGCCTCTCCTGTCGGCTCTTCTACTTCAAACTCACAGATCTCTACAGGAAG GTGAAGAAGAACAGcaccccgcccctctccctgtACGGCCAGCTGCTGTGGCGGGAGTTCTTCTACACAGCCGCCACCAACAACCCCCGCTTCGACAAGATGGAGGGCAACCCCATATGCGTCCAGATCCCCTGGGACCGCAACCCCGAGGCTCTGGCCAAGTGGGCGGAGGGCCGGACGGGCTTTCCCTGGATCGACGCCATCATGACCCAGCTGAGGCAGGAAGGCTGGATCCACCACCTGGCCCGGCACGCCGTGGCCTGCTTCCTGACCCGCGGAGACCTGTGGATCAGCTGGGAGGAGGGCATGAAG gtgtttgaggAGCTTCTGTTGGATGCAGACTGGAGCGTGAACTCTGGCAGCTGGATGTGGctctcctgcagctccttctTCCAGCAGTTCTTCCACTGCTACTGCCCCGTGGGCTTCGGCCGGCGCACTGACCCCAACGGAGACTACATCAG ACGCTACCTGCCCATACTCAGAGGATTCCCAGCCAAGTACATCTACGACCCGTGGAACGCACCGGAGAGTGTGCAGAAAGCGGCCAAGTGTGTGATCGGGGTGCACTACCCCAAGCCCATGGTGAACCACGCCGAGGCCAGCCGCCTCAACATAGAGAGGATGAAACAGATCTACCAGCAGCTGTCCTGCTACAGAGGCCTgg GCCTGCTGGCTACGGTCCCGTCTAACGGTAACGGCGAGGCGTCCTCGGGCATGATGGGGTTCTCCTCTCGAGACGACACACATGAGGCCACCGTTCAATCTG GATACCAGATGCAAGTTCAGTCCCATGGAGACTGGCACAGCGGGGCCATGGTGTTCTCCCAGGGCGAAGCTCACAGCAGCGTCAACACACAGCATCAAG GGCACGGGTTGCACAGCACTCTGACCAGTGGTAAACGCCACAGCGAGGACTCTGGCTGCGGCACCGGCTCCAAGGTCCAGAGACAGAGCGCCCAGTAG
- the cry1a gene encoding cryptochrome circadian regulator 1a isoform X1 → MVVNTIHWFRKGLRLHDNPSLKKSIQGADTVRCVYILDPWFAGSSNVGISRWRFLLQCLEDLDASLRKLNSRLFVIRGQPTDVFPRLFKEWKISRLSYEYDSEPFGKERDAAIKKLASEAEVEVTVCISHTLYDLDKIIELNGGQSPLTYKRFQTLISRMDAVEMPAEAITAEVMGKCTTPLSDDHDDKFGVPSLEELGFDTEGLSSAVWPGGETEALTRLERHLERKAWVANFERPRMNANSLLASPTGLSPYLRFGCLSCRLFYFKLTDLYRKVKKNSTPPLSLYGQLLWREFFYTAATNNPRFDKMEGNPICVQIPWDRNPEALAKWAEGRTGFPWIDAIMTQLRQEGWIHHLARHAVACFLTRGDLWISWEEGMKVFEELLLDADWSVNSGSWMWLSCSSFFQQFFHCYCPVGFGRRTDPNGDYIRRYLPILRGFPAKYIYDPWNAPESVQKAAKCVIGVHYPKPMVNHAEASRLNIERMKQIYQQLSCYRGLGLLATVPSNGNGEASSGMMGFSSRDDTHEATVQSGYQMQVQSHGDWHSGAMVFSQGEAHSSVNTQHQGFAGSSSSMVFYGQGTQHMAGPAVLQGHGLHSTLTSGKRHSEDSGCGTGSKVQRQSAQ, encoded by the exons GTTTCTACTGCAATGTTTGGAAGATCTGGATGCCAGCCTCCGAAAGCTCAACTCTCGTCTGTTTGTCATTCGAGGACAGCCCACTGATGTCTTCCCACGACTCTTCAAG GAGTGGAAGATTTCTCGTCTGTCGTATGAGTACGACTCTGAGCCttttgggaaggagagagatgcggCCATCAAAAAGCTGGCCAGCGAGGCtgaggtggaggtgacagtctgcatctcccacacactctaCGACCTGGACAA gatcATAGAGTTGAATGGAGGCCAGTCCCCCCTCACATACAAGCGTTTCCAGACCCTGATCAGCAGGATGGATGCTGTGGAGATGCCAGCAGAGGCCATCACTGCTGAGGTGATGGGGAAGTGCACGACGCCGCTCTCTGACGACCACGACGACAAGTTTGGAGTCCCGTCCTTGGAGGAGCTAG GCTTCGACACGGAGggtctgtcctctgctgtgtggcctggaggagagactgaggcccttaccagactggagaggcacctggagaggaag GCATGGGTGGCCAACTTTGAGCGGCCAAGAATGAACGCCAACTCCTTACTGGCGAGTCCGACAGGCCTCAGCCCCTACCTGCGCTTTGGCTGCCTCTCCTGTCGGCTCTTCTACTTCAAACTCACAGATCTCTACAGGAAG GTGAAGAAGAACAGcaccccgcccctctccctgtACGGCCAGCTGCTGTGGCGGGAGTTCTTCTACACAGCCGCCACCAACAACCCCCGCTTCGACAAGATGGAGGGCAACCCCATATGCGTCCAGATCCCCTGGGACCGCAACCCCGAGGCTCTGGCCAAGTGGGCGGAGGGCCGGACGGGCTTTCCCTGGATCGACGCCATCATGACCCAGCTGAGGCAGGAAGGCTGGATCCACCACCTGGCCCGGCACGCCGTGGCCTGCTTCCTGACCCGCGGAGACCTGTGGATCAGCTGGGAGGAGGGCATGAAG gtgtttgaggAGCTTCTGTTGGATGCAGACTGGAGCGTGAACTCTGGCAGCTGGATGTGGctctcctgcagctccttctTCCAGCAGTTCTTCCACTGCTACTGCCCCGTGGGCTTCGGCCGGCGCACTGACCCCAACGGAGACTACATCAG ACGCTACCTGCCCATACTCAGAGGATTCCCAGCCAAGTACATCTACGACCCGTGGAACGCACCGGAGAGTGTGCAGAAAGCGGCCAAGTGTGTGATCGGGGTGCACTACCCCAAGCCCATGGTGAACCACGCCGAGGCCAGCCGCCTCAACATAGAGAGGATGAAACAGATCTACCAGCAGCTGTCCTGCTACAGAGGCCTgg GCCTGCTGGCTACGGTCCCGTCTAACGGTAACGGCGAGGCGTCCTCGGGCATGATGGGGTTCTCCTCTCGAGACGACACACATGAGGCCACCGTTCAATCTG GATACCAGATGCAAGTTCAGTCCCATGGAGACTGGCACAGCGGGGCCATGGTGTTCTCCCAGGGCGAAGCTCACAGCAGCGTCAACACACAGCATCAAG GTTTTGCTGGAAGCAGCAGTAGCATGGTGTTCTATGGCCAGGGCACCCAGCACATGGCAGGCCCAGCAGTGTTGCAAG GGCACGGGTTGCACAGCACTCTGACCAGTGGTAAACGCCACAGCGAGGACTCTGGCTGCGGCACCGGCTCCAAGGTCCAGAGACAGAGCGCCCAGTAG